Below is a genomic region from Rhodohalobacter mucosus.
GTGTTGCCAAAGTATAATTCTGTTATCTTTGTGCACGGTTGCTTCTGGCATGCTCATGAAGGGTGTAAATATTTTAAGATACCTGAAACTCGAACAGAGTGGTGGAAAGAAAAGCTCCACAAGAATAAGGAACGTGATAAAAAACACATTCAGGAACTGGAAGAAATGGGTTGGAATGTAATTGTCGTTTGGGAATGTGAAACAAAAGAGCCTAACAATCTTAAAAATTTAATATTATCAATTATATAGTTTTTTCTGATTGATACTTCTACGAAATATTACTTAATTATTTCAACTATCCTATTTAAAGAAATGCATCATGAAAGCGGTAGATTTTTTTTGCGGGGCTGGAGGCGTTACATGTGGTTTTCGACAGGCAAATGTTGATGTGCTTGGGGGTATTGATGTCGATGACGTCTATAAAGATACTTATGAAAGGAATAATCCTGGCTCAAAGTTTATCCATAAAGATATTTCTAAGCTTAGTTACGAAGAGTTACAAGAGCAAATTGCAATTGAGAAGGATGATGACAATTTAATCTTCATTGGGTGTAGTCCTTGTCAATACTACACAAATCTCAAAACTGACAAGACTAAATCGAAGAATTCACGTCTACTTCTGAAAGATTTTCAAAAGTTTGTTGATTATTTCAATCCCGGATATATTTTCATTGAAAATGTACCTGGGTTTGATAAAAGCAAAGACAGTCCTATTGCCAAATTCAAAGATTTTCTTAGCATAAAGAATTTTGTATTTGATGATAAGGTCATAAATGCCAAATACTTTGGAGTACCTCAAAATAGGCGAAGGTATGTTCTGATAGCAACACGTATACAAACACAAATTTCAATTCCAGAAGGGGATAAGAAAAACCTTAAAACTGTCGAAGATGCAATTGGTAATTATGATGAATTTCCTCCGGTAGAAGCTGGTCATATTGATAAAACAGTTTTCATGCACACTGTTGCAGGTTTAACAGATATAAATCTCAAGAGAATTAAAAAAGTTAGTAAGGACGGTGGCAATCGACTTGATTTTTCCGATGATGTAAATCTGCAATTGGATTGTTATAAAAACCATAGTGGACATACGGATGTTTATGGCCGTATGAGTTGGGATAAACCTGCCCCGGCCATAACAACCAAATTTCGATATACATCAAGCGGGAGATATGGTCATCCAGAACAAGACAGAGCTATATCTATTCGTGAAGGAGCTACCCTTCAATCGTTTCCAAAAGGATATGTTTTTTATGCTAATAGCCTTTCTGCTATAGGCAAAATGATAGGAAATGCTGTTCCACCAAAACTTGCTGAAGAAGTTGCCACAGTAATCACAGATTAAATATCATTCATATGGCTGAAAAGAAAGAGCTCTTGATGAGTTTTGATCCTCATACAATAGAGCATTTGGGGGTTAAGATGTATTCAAACTTACCTAATGCTTTAGCAGAACTGATTGCAAACGCATACGATGCAGATGCTGAGACAGTTATTATTAATTTATATGATGATGAACAGGGTAAAAGAATACAAGTAACCGATGATGGATTCGGTATGTCTTTTGAGGATCTAAATGATAAATTTTTGAGAATAGGTAGAAAAAGAAGACAAGAGGGTGATCGAAAAAGTCCAAGTGGAAAAAGAAAAGTAACTGGTAGAAAAGGTCTGGGAAAATTAGCCTTTTTTGGTTTAGCAGAAACAATTGAAATTGAAACTATTACGAAAGATTCAGCAGAGCAGGTTAATTTCACATTAAGTTGGAATGAGTTAATAGGTACCGAAGGTTCAGATTATAAACCAGAATTTAAAATTGTTGAGACTCATGAAAAGAATCATGGTACAGAAATCTTATTGAAAGATCTGAAACGTAAATCTGCATTCGACAAAGAAGGATTGGCAGTAAGTCTGTCAAAGCTTTTTAATCTGTTTGATAATACATTTCAAGTTTATCTGTCCCTAAATAATGATGAACCAATACAAATTGATGAAAAATTAAAGTTCAAAAATATTGAACCTCAATTCGAGTGGGAATTTCCTAAGTTTCTAGATAATGTTGCGGCGGAATATGATCATTCTAAATTGATTAATGGTAAAATTTTATCAACTGAAAAACCTCTCAAGCCTGGTTTAAGAGGTATTACTTTGTTTGCAAATGGCAGGCTTATAAACGCCCCTGAATTTTTTGGTGTCTCTGAATCAAGTCATGGTTACTCTTACTTTACTGGTTGGCTGGAAGTTGATTACGTTGATGATTGGGAAGAAGATGTAATCTCTACAGATAGACAATCTTTAAGTTGGGATCTTCCAAAAACAGAAGAGCTCAGAAAATATCTCAGACAGATAATGTTTGAGATAGAAAGAAACTGGAGAGAAAAACGAAAAGAGGTTCGTAGAGAAAAAGTTCAAGAGAAGACAGAATTGAACATTCAAGACTGGTTTGAAAAACTGCCTGTTGAAATTCGTTCAAGAGTTGCTCCTATAATTGATAGGTTAGAAGACTCTGAGTTACAGGACTCAGAACAAGCTGAGGTGGTAAAAAATTTACATGAAATCGCTCCAGAGTATCCTTACTATCACTGGAGACATTTACATCCTGCAATCCATGAAGTTGCTAAAGATGATTATGAGAAAGAAGATTATCTGAGAGCTGCAATTGAGGCTCTTAAGCAGCTTGAAGAACTTGTAAAACAAAAAAGCGGAATAAACAATAGAACTGGTTTCAATTTAATGGAAACTGTATTTGGATCCGACAATTCCGTTTTATTACTTACTGAAAATACCACAAGATCCGAGAAAAATATTGAAAATGGTCAAGAGTCATTGTCAAAAGGAATTATGATGGGGTTTAGAAATCCCGCTTCTCATGATTTTAAAAAAGATATCTTTCCGAAAATATTCAATGATCGTGATTGTTTAGATCTATTGAGTTTAACATCTTATCTAATTCATAAAGTGGATCAATCTAGTAGAAGATAATAAAATAGATGAGTTTTAAACCATAATGAATTTAGAACTTTCTGATTTACTACAATCCTTAAATGCTATAAACGCTAATCATCAGCTTAAAAACTATATTGATCTTATTCAATTTCCTTTCTACCGGAATCTTGAACTCAACAGCAGAATAAATTTTGATTTTCCTTTTACCGTATTTGTTGGACCAAATGGATCAGGTAAAAGTTCTACACTTCATGCTTTATATGGTGCTCCAGAAGGACAGACTCCGTATGACTTTTGGTTTGATACTGCAGTAGATCCTATTAAATATTATAGTGACGAAAAGAAGCGTCATAGCTTTTTCTATTCTTATAAAGATCAAAATGGTGCTAATCTAGAAGTTGTTAAAGCAAGAATTAGAAGGAGTGGAAATCCAAATTATTGGGAAACAAGCCGGCCGCTAAAATGGGCGGGAATGAGACCGATTCCAGATGATGAAGATCGGGAACGGAATCCACCAATCAAGAAGAATGTAATTTATCTTGATTTCAGATCAGAACTAAGTGCGTTTGATAAATATTTTTACTTTCGTGAACCGACACACCTTAAATCAAGAAATAAACAAGAATATCTAA
It encodes:
- a CDS encoding very short patch repair endonuclease, translated to MADVHEPKTRSYNMSQISGKDTKPEMIVRKFLHSNGFRYSLHRKDLPGKPDLVLPKYNSVIFVHGCFWHAHEGCKYFKIPETRTEWWKEKLHKNKERDKKHIQELEEMGWNVIVVWECETKEPNNLKNLILSII
- a CDS encoding DNA cytosine methyltransferase codes for the protein MKAVDFFCGAGGVTCGFRQANVDVLGGIDVDDVYKDTYERNNPGSKFIHKDISKLSYEELQEQIAIEKDDDNLIFIGCSPCQYYTNLKTDKTKSKNSRLLLKDFQKFVDYFNPGYIFIENVPGFDKSKDSPIAKFKDFLSIKNFVFDDKVINAKYFGVPQNRRRYVLIATRIQTQISIPEGDKKNLKTVEDAIGNYDEFPPVEAGHIDKTVFMHTVAGLTDINLKRIKKVSKDGGNRLDFSDDVNLQLDCYKNHSGHTDVYGRMSWDKPAPAITTKFRYTSSGRYGHPEQDRAISIREGATLQSFPKGYVFYANSLSAIGKMIGNAVPPKLAEEVATVITD
- a CDS encoding TIGR02391 family protein, giving the protein MAEKKELLMSFDPHTIEHLGVKMYSNLPNALAELIANAYDADAETVIINLYDDEQGKRIQVTDDGFGMSFEDLNDKFLRIGRKRRQEGDRKSPSGKRKVTGRKGLGKLAFFGLAETIEIETITKDSAEQVNFTLSWNELIGTEGSDYKPEFKIVETHEKNHGTEILLKDLKRKSAFDKEGLAVSLSKLFNLFDNTFQVYLSLNNDEPIQIDEKLKFKNIEPQFEWEFPKFLDNVAAEYDHSKLINGKILSTEKPLKPGLRGITLFANGRLINAPEFFGVSESSHGYSYFTGWLEVDYVDDWEEDVISTDRQSLSWDLPKTEELRKYLRQIMFEIERNWREKRKEVRREKVQEKTELNIQDWFEKLPVEIRSRVAPIIDRLEDSELQDSEQAEVVKNLHEIAPEYPYYHWRHLHPAIHEVAKDDYEKEDYLRAAIEALKQLEELVKQKSGINNRTGFNLMETVFGSDNSVLLLTENTTRSEKNIENGQESLSKGIMMGFRNPASHDFKKDIFPKIFNDRDCLDLLSLTSYLIHKVDQSSRR